A genomic region of Plasmodium malariae genome assembly, chromosome: 14 contains the following coding sequences:
- the PmUG01_14037600 gene encoding RNA-binding protein, putative translates to MADDAAEILFVGGIDETLDEKSLYDIFSSFGDIRNIEIPVNVVTKKNRGFAFIEYVEKEDAKHALYNMNNFELNGKKIYVNYSKTKKMDQYKPVWIDDLYNQEQMKLLEEENSHVENAGKDISNE, encoded by the exons ATGGCTGATGATGCTGctgaaatattatttgtagGTGGAATTGATGAGACATTAGATGAAAAGAGTTTGTATGacattttttcatcattcgGTGATATAAGGAATATAGAAATTCCTGTGAATGTAGTTACAA aaaaaaacagaGGTTTCGCATTTATAGAATACGTAGAAAAAGAAGATGCCAAACACGcgttatataatatgaataattttgaattgaatggaaagaaaatttatgtaaactATTCCAAAACTAAAAAGATGGATCAGTATAAACCAG taTGGATAGACGACTTGTATAACCAGGaacaaatgaaattattGGAAGAGGAAAATTCACAC GTGGAAAACGCTGGAAAGGATATTTCTAATGAGTAA